The Streptomyces sp. NBC_01244 genome contains a region encoding:
- a CDS encoding cell division protein FtsQ/DivIB, whose amino-acid sequence MAGASTAQRGGPGAGGKGSGPLRRPGAPKAPKSPKPPKGSGPGKPRGPRPGGRLPGGLRRGPLVVAGLVLALLLAAGCTWILYGSSWLRVEKVTAAGTEVLTREQVLAAAAVPVGAPLMSVDTDEIAARIRGRLPRIDSVDVVRAWPHGIGLKVTERKPVLLIRKDAQFVEVDASGVRFDTVGQAPTGVPLLELSARQSPSGRRFDEERLLHEAVAIAGVLPESVRKETVQVKVRSYDSVMLELTGGRTVVWGSGEQGDAKGRALTALLKASPKADRFDVSVPTAPAVSGS is encoded by the coding sequence GTGGCCGGAGCGAGCACCGCACAGCGTGGCGGCCCCGGAGCCGGCGGGAAGGGCTCCGGCCCGCTCCGGCGGCCGGGGGCCCCGAAGGCCCCCAAGTCGCCGAAGCCGCCCAAGGGGTCCGGCCCCGGGAAACCCCGCGGGCCGCGCCCCGGCGGGCGGCTCCCGGGAGGACTGCGCCGGGGACCCCTCGTGGTCGCCGGCCTGGTCCTCGCGCTGCTGCTGGCCGCCGGCTGCACCTGGATCCTCTACGGGTCCTCCTGGCTCCGGGTCGAGAAGGTCACCGCCGCCGGCACCGAGGTCCTCACCCGGGAACAGGTGCTGGCGGCGGCGGCCGTTCCCGTCGGCGCACCCCTGATGTCCGTGGACACCGACGAGATCGCGGCCCGGATCCGCGGCCGCCTGCCCCGCATCGATTCGGTCGATGTGGTGCGGGCCTGGCCGCACGGAATCGGGTTGAAGGTGACGGAACGCAAGCCCGTTCTGCTCATCAGGAAGGACGCGCAGTTCGTGGAAGTGGACGCTTCCGGTGTGCGATTCGACACGGTCGGACAAGCACCGACAGGTGTTCCGCTCCTCGAACTGAGCGCCCGGCAGTCTCCGAGCGGCCGCCGGTTCGACGAGGAACGGCTGCTGCACGAGGCCGTCGCCATCGCCGGCGTCCTCCCGGAATCCGTCCGCAAGGAGACCGTGCAGGTCAAGGTCCGGTCCTACGACTCGGTGATGCTGGAGTTGACCGGCGGCCGGACGGTGGTCTGGGGGAGCGGCGAACAGGGCGACGCGAAGGGTCGCGCGCTGACGGCGCTCCTGAAGGCCTCGCCCAAGGCTGACCGATTCGACGTGAGCGTCCCCACCGCCCCGGCGGTGTCCGGTAGTTGA
- the ftsW gene encoding putative lipid II flippase FtsW: MPAKQVLPGRRPSADKAPKDARARAPRTARVLGRGRPAARPGRPAAGGPLARLRRTQRQLRRAWDRPLTAYYLIFGSSLLITVLGLVMVYSASMIKALQLGLGDAYFFKKQFLAALIGTGLLLLASRMPVKLHRALSYPVLTGTLFLMVLVQVPGIGVSVNGNQNWISLGGPFMLQPSEFGKLALILWGADLLARKGERDLLSQWKHLLVPLVPVTFLLLGLIMLGGDMGTAMILGAILFGLLWLAGAPTRMFAGVLAVAGVLVLLLIKTSPHRMDRLACIGATEPGKNDLCWQAVHGIYALASGGWFGSGLGASVEKWGQLPEAHTDFIFAITGEELGLAGTLSVLALFAALGYAGIRVAGRTEDPFVRFAAGGVTTWITAQAVINIGAVLGLLPIAGVPLPLFSYGGSALLPTMFAVGLLIAFAREEPAARAALAMRRPKNGRPRTGQRWKSMRRRVKKRPSGER, translated from the coding sequence ATGCCGGCCAAGCAAGTGCTGCCGGGGCGACGGCCGTCCGCCGACAAGGCCCCCAAGGACGCCAGAGCCAGAGCGCCCAGGACCGCCAGGGTGCTGGGCAGGGGCCGCCCCGCGGCGCGGCCCGGGCGGCCCGCCGCCGGCGGGCCGCTGGCCCGGCTGCGGCGCACACAACGGCAGTTGCGCCGGGCCTGGGATCGGCCCCTCACGGCGTATTACCTGATCTTCGGCAGCTCGCTGCTCATCACCGTGCTCGGCCTGGTGATGGTCTACTCGGCCTCCATGATCAAGGCGCTCCAGCTCGGCCTGGGCGACGCGTACTTCTTCAAGAAGCAGTTCCTGGCCGCCCTGATCGGCACCGGACTGCTGCTGCTCGCCTCCCGGATGCCCGTCAAACTCCACCGGGCCCTGTCCTATCCGGTGCTCACCGGCACGCTCTTCCTCATGGTCCTGGTCCAGGTCCCCGGGATAGGAGTGTCGGTCAACGGGAACCAGAATTGGATCTCCCTTGGTGGTCCGTTCATGCTCCAGCCCAGTGAGTTCGGCAAACTGGCCCTCATCCTCTGGGGAGCCGACCTGCTGGCACGCAAGGGCGAAAGGGACCTGCTGAGCCAGTGGAAGCACCTGCTGGTGCCGCTGGTGCCGGTCACCTTCCTGCTGCTCGGGCTCATCATGCTGGGCGGGGACATGGGCACCGCGATGATCCTCGGAGCCATCCTGTTCGGCCTGTTGTGGCTGGCCGGGGCGCCGACCAGGATGTTCGCGGGGGTACTGGCCGTCGCGGGCGTGCTCGTCCTGCTGCTCATCAAGACCAGCCCGCACCGCATGGACCGGCTCGCCTGCATCGGAGCGACCGAACCGGGCAAGAACGACCTGTGCTGGCAGGCCGTCCACGGAATCTACGCCCTCGCATCGGGCGGATGGTTCGGTTCCGGGCTGGGTGCCAGTGTGGAAAAATGGGGGCAACTACCGGAAGCCCACACCGACTTCATCTTCGCCATCACCGGCGAGGAACTGGGTCTGGCGGGGACGCTGTCGGTGCTCGCCCTGTTCGCGGCCCTAGGCTATGCGGGTATCCGCGTGGCCGGACGCACGGAGGACCCCTTCGTACGGTTTGCCGCGGGAGGCGTGACCACCTGGATCACGGCGCAAGCCGTGATCAACATCGGTGCGGTGCTCGGTCTGCTGCCGATCGCCGGGGTCCCGCTCCCGCTGTTCTCCTACGGTGGGTCAGCCTTGCTGCCGACCATGTTCGCGGTCGGACTGCTCATCGCCTTCGCGCGTGAGGAGCCGGCGGCACGGGCGGCGCTCGCGATGCGGAGGCCCAAGAACGGCCGGCCGCGGACCGGGCAGAGATGGAAGTCGATGAGACGGCGCGTCAAGAAGCGTCCGTCCGGAGAGCGGTGA
- the murG gene encoding undecaprenyldiphospho-muramoylpentapeptide beta-N-acetylglucosaminyltransferase, which yields MHVVLAGGGTAGHIEPALALADALRRQDPSVGITALGTERGLETRLVPERGYELGLIPAVPLPRRPTPELITVPGRLRGTIKAAEEILLRTKADCVVGFGGYVALPGYLAAKRLGVPIIVHEANARPGLANKIGSRYAFAVAVSTPDSKLRGARYVGIPLRRSISTLDRALVRPEARAAFGLDPNLPTLLVSGGSQGARRLNEVIEQVAPTLQRSGVQILHAVGPKNELPRVDNMPGMPPYVPVPYVDRMDLAYAAADMMLCRAGAMTVAELSAVGLPAAYVPLPIGNGEQRLNAQPVVKAGGGLLVDDAELTPQWVLSQVLPVLADPHRLYEMSRAAAEFGRRDADELLVGMVYEAIAANRAR from the coding sequence GTGCATGTCGTACTCGCCGGTGGGGGGACCGCCGGCCACATCGAGCCGGCGCTGGCCCTCGCGGACGCCCTGCGCAGGCAGGACCCTTCTGTGGGCATCACCGCCCTCGGCACTGAACGCGGACTCGAAACCCGCCTGGTGCCCGAGCGCGGCTACGAGCTGGGACTGATCCCGGCCGTCCCGCTGCCCCGTAGGCCCACGCCCGAGCTGATCACCGTCCCAGGGCGGCTGCGCGGCACCATCAAGGCCGCGGAGGAGATCCTCCTGCGCACCAAGGCCGACTGCGTCGTCGGCTTCGGCGGCTACGTGGCCCTGCCCGGCTACCTCGCGGCCAAGCGCCTCGGGGTGCCGATCATCGTCCACGAGGCCAACGCGCGGCCCGGACTGGCCAACAAGATCGGCTCCCGGTACGCGTTCGCCGTCGCGGTCTCCACCCCCGACAGCAAACTGCGCGGCGCCCGCTACGTGGGCATCCCGCTGCGCCGCTCCATCTCCACCCTCGACCGGGCACTGGTCCGCCCGGAGGCGCGCGCCGCCTTCGGTCTGGACCCGAACCTGCCGACGCTTCTGGTCTCGGGCGGCTCGCAGGGCGCCCGCCGCCTCAATGAGGTGATCGAGCAGGTCGCGCCGACCCTCCAGCGCTCCGGGGTCCAGATCCTGCACGCGGTCGGCCCGAAGAACGAACTGCCGCGTGTCGACAACATGCCCGGGATGCCGCCTTATGTGCCGGTACCGTACGTGGACCGGATGGATCTCGCGTACGCCGCCGCCGACATGATGCTCTGCCGCGCGGGCGCGATGACCGTCGCCGAACTGTCCGCCGTCGGGCTGCCCGCCGCCTACGTCCCGCTGCCGATCGGCAACGGCGAACAGCGGCTCAACGCCCAGCCGGTGGTCAAGGCCGGCGGCGGCCTGCTCGTGGACGACGCGGAACTGACGCCCCAGTGGGTGCTCAGCCAGGTCCTCCCGGTCCTCGCCGACCCGCACCGCCTGTACGAGATGTCCCGCGCCGCCGCCGAGTTCGGCCGGCGGGATGCCGACGAGCTGCTCGTCGGCATGGTGTACGAGGCGATCGCAGCCAACAGAGCCCGCTGA
- the murD gene encoding UDP-N-acetylmuramoyl-L-alanine--D-glutamate ligase, with the protein MGSRQVTAWHGKNITVAGLGVSGISAARALAGLGAVVTVVDGGDSEGHRARAAELEAAGISVRLADAQTLPEGTDLVVTSPGWKPDSPLFAAAAAAGVDVVGDVEIAWLLREVAEDQRAARSGETRREPAPWLAITGTNGKTTTTQMLASILKAAGLRTAAVGNIGTPIIDVVLGEEQYDVLAVELSSYQLHWAPSVRPHSAAVLNLAPDHLDWHGSMEAYAADKGRIYEGNTVACVYNASDKATEDLVVEADVEEGCRAIGFTLGAPGPSMFGVVDGILVDRAFVENRRKNAQELAEVADVNPPAPHNIANALAAAALARAFGVEPRAVRDGLRDFRPDAHRVSHVDEVGGVTYVDDSKATNTHAAEASLAAFEPVVWIAGGLAKGATFDELVQKAAKRLRGVVLIGADRALIAEALARHAPEVPVVDLARTDTGAMLAAVREAAGLAEPGDTVLLAPACASMDMFANYSKRGDAFADAVRELAAERA; encoded by the coding sequence ATGGGCAGCCGACAAGTGACCGCCTGGCACGGCAAGAACATCACCGTCGCCGGCCTCGGCGTGAGCGGCATCAGCGCCGCGCGCGCCCTGGCCGGGCTGGGCGCGGTCGTCACCGTCGTGGACGGCGGCGACAGCGAGGGCCACCGCGCGAGGGCCGCGGAGCTGGAGGCGGCGGGCATCTCCGTACGCCTCGCGGACGCGCAGACCCTGCCCGAGGGGACGGACCTCGTGGTCACCTCGCCCGGCTGGAAGCCCGACAGCCCGCTGTTCGCGGCAGCCGCCGCCGCCGGCGTGGACGTCGTCGGCGACGTCGAGATCGCCTGGCTGCTGCGCGAGGTCGCCGAGGACCAGCGCGCCGCCCGGTCCGGTGAGACCCGCAGGGAACCGGCTCCCTGGCTCGCCATCACCGGAACCAACGGCAAGACCACCACCACCCAGATGCTCGCCTCCATCCTCAAGGCGGCCGGGCTGCGGACGGCGGCCGTCGGCAACATCGGCACCCCGATCATCGACGTGGTGCTCGGCGAGGAGCAGTACGACGTACTCGCCGTCGAGCTCTCCAGCTACCAGCTGCACTGGGCGCCCTCGGTGCGCCCCCACTCCGCGGCCGTCCTGAACCTGGCACCGGACCACCTCGACTGGCACGGCTCCATGGAGGCGTACGCCGCCGACAAGGGCCGGATCTACGAGGGCAACACGGTGGCCTGCGTCTACAACGCGTCGGACAAGGCCACCGAGGACCTGGTCGTCGAGGCCGACGTGGAAGAGGGCTGCCGGGCCATCGGCTTCACCCTCGGCGCCCCCGGCCCCTCCATGTTCGGCGTCGTCGACGGCATCCTCGTCGACCGGGCCTTCGTGGAGAACCGCCGGAAGAACGCCCAGGAACTCGCCGAGGTCGCGGACGTCAACCCGCCGGCCCCGCACAACATCGCCAACGCCCTCGCCGCGGCGGCCCTGGCCCGCGCCTTCGGCGTGGAGCCGCGCGCCGTCCGCGACGGACTGCGCGACTTCCGGCCGGACGCCCACCGGGTCAGCCACGTCGACGAGGTCGGCGGGGTCACGTACGTGGACGACTCCAAGGCCACCAACACCCACGCCGCGGAAGCCTCCCTGGCGGCCTTCGAGCCGGTCGTCTGGATCGCCGGCGGCCTCGCCAAGGGCGCCACCTTCGACGAGCTCGTGCAGAAGGCGGCGAAGCGGCTGCGGGGCGTCGTCCTGATCGGCGCCGACCGGGCCCTGATCGCCGAGGCACTGGCGCGACACGCCCCGGAGGTCCCGGTCGTGGACCTCGCACGGACCGACACTGGGGCGATGCTCGCGGCGGTCCGGGAAGCGGCCGGGCTCGCGGAGCCCGGCGACACGGTTCTGCTGGCACCTGCCTGCGCCTCGATGGACATGTTCGCGAACTACAGCAAGCGTGGGGACGCGTTCGCCGACGCGGTGCGTGAACTGGCCGCCGAGCGGGCCTAG
- a CDS encoding YggS family pyridoxal phosphate-dependent enzyme, translating into MTDRKSELAENLARVEERIGAACAAAGRKREEVTLIVVTKTYPASDVRLLADLGVRHVAENRDQDAAPKAEACADLPLTWHFVGQLQTNKVRSVAGYAHLVQSVDRPKLVTALSAAAEGAGRELGCLVQIALDAESGERGARGGAAPEQLAELADLVAAAPGLRIDGLMTVAPLAGHYAGREQAAFERLVELSSRLRADHPAATMVSAGMSADLEQAVAAGATHVRVGTAVLGARPRLG; encoded by the coding sequence ATGACGGATCGTAAGTCCGAGCTCGCCGAGAACCTCGCGCGGGTGGAGGAGCGGATCGGGGCCGCCTGCGCGGCCGCCGGGCGCAAGCGGGAAGAGGTGACCCTCATCGTGGTCACCAAGACCTACCCGGCGAGCGACGTACGACTGCTGGCGGACCTGGGTGTCCGTCACGTGGCGGAAAACCGGGACCAGGATGCGGCCCCCAAGGCCGAGGCCTGTGCGGATCTGCCGCTCACCTGGCACTTCGTCGGCCAGTTGCAGACGAACAAAGTCCGTTCCGTGGCGGGATACGCGCACCTCGTGCAGTCCGTCGACCGCCCCAAGCTCGTCACGGCCCTCTCGGCGGCCGCGGAGGGAGCGGGACGGGAACTCGGCTGCCTGGTGCAGATCGCCCTCGACGCCGAGTCGGGCGAACGGGGGGCCCGCGGCGGCGCGGCGCCCGAGCAGCTCGCCGAGTTGGCGGACCTCGTGGCGGCGGCCCCCGGACTGCGCATCGACGGTCTCATGACGGTCGCTCCGCTGGCCGGGCACTACGCGGGACGCGAACAAGCGGCCTTCGAGCGGCTGGTGGAATTGTCATCCCGCCTGCGCGCGGACCATCCGGCTGCCACGATGGTCTCGGCCGGGATGAGCGCAGACCTGGAACAGGCCGTTGCGGCCGGTGCGACACATGTACGCGTCGGCACTGCGGTACTCGGCGCGAGACCCCGGCTCGGGTAA
- the pgeF gene encoding peptidoglycan editing factor PgeF — MTLEQYSESGAHFAFTDRWGGVSAVPYEELNLGGAVGDDPAAVRANRAAAAKALGIAPDRVVWMNQVHGRDVAVVDGPWGPDRADGMRRSPAVDAVVTARRGLALAVLTADCTPVLLADPVAGIAGAAHAGRPGLVAGVVGAAVEAMVSLGADPARMVARTGPAVCGRCYEVPAGMRAAVAEVVPAAYAETSWGTPAVDVVAGVHAQLAEAGVADIGRSPVCTLESRDHFSYRRDRMTGRLAGYVWLD; from the coding sequence GTGACCTTGGAGCAGTACAGCGAGAGCGGCGCCCACTTCGCCTTCACCGACCGGTGGGGCGGGGTGAGCGCCGTTCCGTACGAGGAGCTCAATCTCGGCGGCGCGGTCGGAGACGACCCGGCCGCCGTTCGCGCGAACCGGGCCGCCGCGGCGAAGGCGCTGGGCATCGCGCCGGACCGGGTGGTCTGGATGAACCAGGTGCACGGCCGGGACGTGGCGGTGGTCGACGGCCCGTGGGGCCCGGACCGGGCCGATGGGATGAGGCGCAGTCCGGCGGTGGACGCGGTGGTGACCGCCCGTCGGGGTCTCGCCCTCGCGGTCCTCACCGCCGACTGCACGCCCGTCCTGCTGGCCGACCCCGTCGCCGGCATCGCGGGAGCCGCCCACGCCGGGCGGCCCGGACTGGTCGCCGGGGTCGTGGGCGCCGCCGTCGAGGCGATGGTCTCGCTCGGGGCCGACCCCGCGCGCATGGTGGCCCGTACCGGACCGGCGGTGTGCGGGCGCTGCTACGAGGTTCCGGCCGGGATGCGGGCGGCGGTCGCCGAGGTGGTGCCGGCCGCGTACGCCGAGACGAGCTGGGGGACACCGGCCGTCGACGTGGTCGCCGGGGTGCACGCGCAGCTCGCTGAGGCGGGGGTGGCCGACATCGGCCGGTCCCCGGTCTGCACACTGGAGTCGCGGGACCACTTCTCGTACCGCCGCGACCGGATGACCGGGCGGCTTGCCGGATATGTCTGGTTGGACTGA
- the ftsZ gene encoding cell division protein FtsZ, protein MAAPQNYLAVIKVIGVGGGGVNAINRMIEVGLKGVEFIAINTDAQALLMSDADVKLDVGRELTRGLGAGANPDVGRKAAEDHREEIEEVLKGADMVFVTAGEGGGTGTGGAPVVANIARSLGALTIGVVTRPFTFEGRRRANQAEDGIAQLREQVDTLIVIPNDRLLSISDRQVSVLDAFKSADQVLLSGVQGITDLITTPGLINLDFADVKSVMSEAGSALMGIGSARGDDRAVAAAEMAISSPLLEASIDGARGVLLSISGGSDLGLFEINEAAQLVSEAAHPEANIIFGAVIDDALGDEVRVTVIAAGFDGGQPPARRDNVIGAASTKREEPAPAPVRAAEPARPAFGGLGSVTPREEPVRSEPVPVAEAPAPQVPTARPYQDSPAEELDVPDFLK, encoded by the coding sequence GTGGCAGCACCGCAGAACTACCTCGCAGTCATCAAGGTCATCGGTGTCGGCGGCGGTGGTGTCAATGCCATCAACCGAATGATCGAGGTCGGTCTCAAGGGCGTCGAGTTCATCGCCATCAACACAGACGCCCAGGCGCTGTTGATGAGCGACGCCGACGTCAAGCTCGACGTCGGCCGCGAACTCACCCGGGGCCTTGGCGCCGGCGCCAACCCGGATGTCGGCCGCAAGGCGGCAGAGGACCACCGCGAGGAGATCGAGGAGGTCCTCAAGGGGGCCGACATGGTCTTCGTCACCGCCGGTGAAGGCGGCGGCACCGGAACGGGCGGCGCACCCGTCGTCGCCAACATCGCGCGCTCGCTGGGCGCCCTGACGATCGGTGTGGTCACCCGGCCGTTCACCTTCGAGGGCCGGCGCCGCGCGAACCAGGCCGAGGACGGCATCGCCCAGCTCCGCGAGCAGGTCGACACCCTCATCGTCATCCCCAACGACCGCCTGCTGTCCATCTCGGACCGCCAGGTCAGCGTCCTCGACGCCTTCAAGTCGGCCGACCAGGTCCTGCTGTCCGGCGTCCAGGGCATCACCGACCTGATCACGACCCCGGGTCTGATCAACCTCGACTTCGCGGACGTCAAGTCCGTGATGTCCGAGGCCGGATCCGCCCTGATGGGCATCGGCTCGGCCCGCGGCGACGACCGCGCGGTGGCCGCCGCCGAGATGGCGATCTCCTCGCCGCTGCTCGAGGCGTCCATCGACGGCGCCCGCGGCGTGCTGCTCTCCATCTCCGGTGGCTCGGACCTCGGTCTCTTCGAGATCAACGAGGCCGCGCAGCTGGTGAGCGAGGCCGCGCACCCCGAGGCGAACATCATCTTCGGAGCCGTCATCGACGACGCGCTCGGCGACGAGGTACGGGTCACCGTCATCGCGGCCGGGTTCGACGGCGGACAGCCCCCGGCCCGCCGTGACAACGTCATCGGCGCGGCCTCCACCAAGCGCGAGGAGCCGGCCCCGGCTCCGGTCCGTGCCGCCGAGCCGGCCCGCCCGGCCTTCGGCGGACTCGGCTCGGTCACCCCGCGCGAGGAGCCGGTCCGCAGCGAGCCGGTCCCGGTCGCCGAGGCTCCGGCCCCGCAGGTCCCGACGGCCCGGCCGTACCAGGACAGCCCGGCCGAGGAACTGGACGTCCCGGACTTCTTGAAGTGA
- the mraY gene encoding phospho-N-acetylmuramoyl-pentapeptide-transferase, which translates to MRQILFSGVIGLFLTLIGTPLLIKGLARKGYGQFIRDDGPRGHAGKKGTPTMGGISFILATLIAYALTKVITGSQPTFSGVLVLMLMAGMGVVGFLDDYIKIVKQRSLGLRAKAKMAGQLIVGIAFAVLSLQFKDARDLAPASTKLSFVTDFGWSIGPVLFVVWALFMILAMSNGVNLTDGLDGLATGAAVMVFGAYTFIGVWQYQESCANAQTLTNPNACFEVRDPLDLAVVAAALMGACFGFLWWNTSPAKIFMGDTGSLALGGALAGLAICSRTEFLMALLGGLFVLITMSVVIQVGSFKLTGKRVFRMAPLQHHFELKGWSEVLVVVRFWIIQGMCVIVGLGVFYAGWAADK; encoded by the coding sequence ATGAGGCAGATCCTGTTCTCCGGAGTCATCGGACTCTTCCTCACGCTCATCGGCACCCCGCTGCTGATCAAGGGGCTGGCCCGCAAGGGCTACGGCCAGTTCATCCGGGACGACGGGCCGCGCGGTCACGCCGGGAAGAAGGGCACGCCCACCATGGGCGGCATCTCCTTCATCCTGGCCACGCTGATCGCGTACGCCCTCACCAAGGTGATCACCGGAAGCCAGCCGACCTTCTCGGGCGTGCTGGTGCTCATGCTGATGGCGGGCATGGGCGTGGTCGGGTTCCTCGACGACTACATCAAGATCGTCAAGCAGCGTTCGCTCGGTCTGCGGGCCAAGGCCAAGATGGCCGGCCAGCTGATCGTCGGCATCGCCTTCGCGGTGCTCTCCCTGCAGTTCAAGGACGCGCGCGACCTCGCCCCGGCCTCCACCAAGCTGTCGTTCGTCACGGACTTCGGCTGGTCGATCGGCCCGGTGCTGTTCGTGGTCTGGGCGCTGTTCATGATCCTGGCGATGTCCAACGGCGTGAACCTGACCGACGGTCTCGACGGCCTGGCCACCGGCGCCGCCGTGATGGTCTTCGGCGCCTACACCTTCATCGGCGTCTGGCAGTACCAGGAGTCCTGCGCCAACGCGCAGACCCTGACCAACCCGAACGCCTGTTTCGAAGTGCGCGACCCACTGGACCTCGCGGTCGTCGCCGCCGCCCTGATGGGCGCCTGCTTCGGCTTCCTGTGGTGGAACACCTCGCCCGCCAAGATCTTCATGGGTGACACCGGTTCGCTGGCCCTCGGCGGCGCGCTCGCCGGCCTCGCGATCTGCTCCCGCACGGAGTTCCTGATGGCCCTCCTCGGCGGCCTCTTCGTCCTGATCACCATGTCGGTCGTCATCCAGGTCGGCTCCTTCAAGCTGACCGGCAAGCGCGTCTTCCGGATGGCACCGCTCCAGCACCACTTCGAACTCAAGGGGTGGTCGGAGGTCCTGGTCGTCGTCCGGTTCTGGATCATCCAGGGCATGTGCGTGATCGTGGGCCTCGGAGTCTTCTACGCGGGATGGGCAGCCGACAAGTGA
- a CDS encoding UDP-N-acetylmuramoyl-tripeptide--D-alanyl-D-alanine ligase, with product MIALSLAEIAEITGGQPHDIPDPSVMVTGPVVYDSREVAAGSLFAAFVGERVDGHDYAERALAAGAVAVLATRPVGVPAIVVPDVVAALGALARAVVERLGTDVVALTGSAGKTSTKDLIAQVLQHHAPTVWTPGNLNNEIGLPITTLRVTEDTQHLVLEMGARGIGHIAYLAGLTPPRIGLVLNVGTAHIGEFGGREQIAQAKGELVEALPSEAEGGIAVLNADDLLVRAMAGRTKARTVLFGEAEDADIRATEVRMTDRGQPSFTLRTPTGCSDVTLRLYGEHHVSNALAAAAVAHVLGMSALEIATALSGAGSLSRWRMEVTERADGVTIVNDAYNANPESMRAALRALAAMGGAGKANGGRTWAVLGPMAELGDDALAEHDAVGRLVVRLNVSKLVAVGGREASWLQLGAYNEGSWGEESVLVSDAQAAVDLLRSELRPGDVVLVKASRSAGLERVAQALLDGEVAGR from the coding sequence GTGATCGCCCTTTCCCTCGCCGAGATCGCCGAGATCACCGGCGGGCAGCCCCACGACATACCGGATCCGTCCGTCATGGTCACCGGTCCCGTGGTCTACGACTCCCGCGAGGTCGCGGCCGGCAGTCTGTTCGCCGCCTTCGTCGGGGAGCGGGTGGACGGCCACGACTATGCCGAACGCGCCCTGGCCGCCGGAGCGGTGGCGGTCCTCGCGACCCGGCCCGTCGGCGTCCCGGCCATCGTCGTCCCCGACGTGGTGGCCGCCCTCGGTGCGCTCGCCCGTGCCGTGGTCGAACGTCTGGGCACCGATGTGGTGGCCCTCACCGGCTCCGCCGGCAAGACCTCCACCAAGGACCTGATCGCCCAGGTCCTGCAGCACCACGCGCCGACCGTGTGGACCCCGGGGAACCTCAACAACGAGATCGGCCTACCGATCACGACGCTGCGGGTCACCGAGGACACGCAGCACCTGGTCCTGGAGATGGGCGCCCGCGGCATCGGCCACATCGCCTACCTCGCCGGACTGACGCCCCCGCGCATCGGCCTGGTCCTCAACGTGGGCACCGCGCACATCGGAGAGTTCGGCGGCCGGGAGCAGATCGCGCAGGCCAAGGGCGAGCTCGTGGAGGCCCTGCCGTCCGAGGCGGAGGGCGGCATCGCCGTCCTCAACGCCGATGACCTGCTGGTACGCGCCATGGCCGGGCGCACGAAGGCCCGTACGGTGCTGTTCGGCGAGGCCGAGGACGCCGACATCAGGGCCACCGAGGTCCGGATGACGGACAGGGGACAGCCTTCCTTCACATTGCGAACACCGACCGGGTGCAGCGACGTGACCTTGCGGCTGTACGGTGAGCACCACGTGTCGAACGCGCTCGCCGCGGCCGCCGTCGCCCACGTACTGGGCATGTCCGCACTGGAGATCGCCACCGCGCTCTCCGGGGCGGGCAGCCTGTCCCGGTGGCGGATGGAGGTCACCGAGCGGGCGGACGGCGTGACGATCGTCAACGACGCCTACAACGCAAACCCCGAGTCCATGCGGGCCGCACTGCGCGCACTCGCCGCGATGGGCGGTGCCGGCAAGGCGAACGGGGGCCGCACGTGGGCGGTGCTCGGCCCGATGGCCGAGCTCGGAGACGACGCGCTCGCCGAGCACGACGCGGTCGGACGGCTTGTCGTCCGGCTCAACGTGAGCAAGCTGGTCGCGGTCGGGGGCAGGGAAGCCTCCTGGCTGCAACTGGGCGCATATAACGAGGGTTCGTGGGGTGAGGAGTCGGTGCTCGTGTCCGACGCACAGGCGGCGGTCGACCTGTTGCGCAGTGAACTGCGCCCGGGGGACGTCGTGCTGGTGAAGGCTTCCAGGTCAGCCGGCCTGGAGCGGGTGGCCCAGGCCCTGCTCGACGGCGAGGTCGCCGGCCGATGA